One genomic window of Halanaerobium saccharolyticum subsp. saccharolyticum DSM 6643 includes the following:
- a CDS encoding cupin domain-containing protein translates to MEIIKLSELEGNKNKRGVIAKAVLKHDNAQVMNLILSEGDVVPAHQVPVDVFFYIKEGKGTLRIGDEASVVEAGTIVTCAPNTEMELKADQGEKFEVLNVKTPSL, encoded by the coding sequence GTGGAAATTATCAAATTAAGTGAGTTAGAAGGAAATAAAAACAAAAGAGGTGTTATTGCTAAGGCAGTACTAAAACATGATAATGCTCAGGTTATGAACCTTATTTTATCTGAAGGTGATGTCGTTCCAGCTCATCAGGTGCCTGTAGATGTATTTTTCTACATTAAAGAAGGTAAGGGAACTTTAAGAATTGGTGACGAAGCAAGTGTAGTCGAAGCAGGAACAATTGTGACCTGTGCTCCAAATACTGAAATGGAATTAAAAGCTGATCAAGGCGAAAAATTTGAAGTATTAAATGTTAAAACACCATCTTTATAA
- a CDS encoding TetR/AcrR family transcriptional regulator: protein MAQNNRNKIKKAAVEVISKKGFFNTRMQDIADEANLAVGTIYNYFSSKDEVLSYIFKNEMQRRMEYMSELKKENLKIKEFLNKFLTRHFSLLAKNPHLGRVLVREKDFSRGEESGKIKEHMNSMIDMLEMIFDIGVKREEIKAINTHLMAVYFFGSMQGIIEYALTEPEIELLESAPDFILARINDIFI from the coding sequence GTGGCCCAAAATAATCGGAATAAAATAAAAAAGGCAGCAGTTGAAGTTATATCGAAAAAAGGTTTTTTTAATACTAGAATGCAGGATATAGCTGATGAAGCAAATCTTGCAGTTGGCACAATCTATAATTATTTTTCCAGCAAAGATGAAGTATTATCATATATATTTAAAAATGAAATGCAGAGAAGAATGGAATATATGTCAGAACTAAAAAAAGAAAATTTAAAAATTAAAGAGTTTTTAAATAAATTTTTAACAAGACATTTTTCTCTTTTAGCAAAAAACCCACATTTAGGTCGAGTTCTTGTCCGCGAAAAAGATTTTTCTAGAGGAGAAGAAAGTGGAAAAATAAAAGAACACATGAATTCTATGATCGATATGTTGGAGATGATTTTTGATATTGGCGTTAAAAGAGAAGAAATTAAAGCTATAAATACTCATTTAATGGCTGTCTATTTTTTTGGTTCGATGCAGGGAATTATTGAATATGCTTTAACTGAGCCGGAAATTGAGCTTTTAGAGTCTGCACCAGATTTTATTTTAGCCAGAATTAATGATATTTTTATTTAA
- the hcp gene encoding hydroxylamine reductase, whose translation MPMFCFQCQEAGGGTGCVAKGVCGKEESTANLQDLLIYLLKGIAIYLKQAKERGVDTEKADYFIVDSLFSTISNANFDNQSFMNKIGKALAIRKDIRKKAERAGAVFSSDIDDAAIWKPADDEELKQKAKKVGVLATKNKDIRSLREMITYGLKGMAAYTEHAYNLGYQDPDIFKFIADTLVKLTDDSLSVDELFELTMTTGDYGLKAMSLLDQANTESYGNPEITEVEIGVSDKPGILISGHDLKDMEMLLEQTKDSGVDIYTHSEMLPANYYPAFKKYDHFIGNYGNSWWRQREEFETFHGPILFTTNCIVPPWPAASYQNKIFTTNSTGYPGSMHIEADENGYKDFSPVIEAAKNSQVPEEIETGKIIGGFAHNQVVELADKIVEAVEKGKIKKFFVMAGCDGRFKERRYYTEFAEKLPEDTVILTAGCAKYRYNKLDLGDIDGIPRVLDAGQCNDSYSLIMIAQKLAEIFEVEDVNDLPIAYNIAWYEQKAVIIFLALLSLGIKKIKLGPTLPAFLSENVAETIINKFDLTTIGEVEADMAEFLS comes from the coding sequence AAAGAAGAAAGCACTGCTAATCTTCAGGATCTATTAATTTATTTACTTAAAGGTATAGCAATTTATTTAAAACAGGCCAAAGAAAGAGGAGTCGATACAGAAAAAGCAGATTATTTTATAGTTGATTCTTTATTCTCAACTATCAGCAATGCAAACTTTGATAATCAATCATTTATGAATAAAATTGGAAAAGCATTAGCAATTAGAAAAGATATTCGTAAAAAAGCAGAAAGAGCTGGGGCTGTATTCAGCAGTGATATTGATGATGCTGCAATTTGGAAACCAGCTGATGATGAAGAGTTAAAACAAAAAGCTAAAAAGGTTGGGGTATTGGCAACAAAAAATAAAGATATCCGTTCTTTACGAGAAATGATTACTTATGGATTAAAAGGAATGGCAGCCTATACTGAACATGCTTATAATCTTGGTTATCAAGATCCCGATATTTTTAAATTTATTGCAGATACACTGGTGAAATTAACTGATGATTCACTTAGTGTAGATGAACTATTTGAACTTACAATGACAACCGGTGACTATGGATTAAAAGCTATGTCTTTACTTGATCAGGCAAATACAGAAAGTTATGGAAATCCTGAGATAACTGAGGTAGAAATTGGAGTTTCTGATAAACCAGGAATTTTAATCAGTGGTCATGATTTAAAAGATATGGAAATGCTCTTAGAGCAGACAAAAGATAGTGGTGTAGATATCTATACTCATAGTGAGATGCTGCCAGCAAATTATTATCCAGCTTTCAAAAAATATGATCACTTTATCGGAAATTATGGTAATTCCTGGTGGAGACAGCGAGAAGAATTTGAGACATTCCATGGACCCATCTTATTTACAACCAACTGTATAGTACCACCCTGGCCTGCTGCCAGCTATCAGAATAAAATATTTACAACTAATTCTACTGGTTATCCCGGATCAATGCATATTGAAGCTGATGAAAATGGATATAAAGATTTTAGTCCTGTTATCGAAGCAGCTAAGAATTCTCAGGTACCTGAAGAAATAGAAACAGGTAAGATTATTGGTGGTTTTGCTCATAATCAGGTAGTTGAGTTAGCCGACAAGATTGTAGAGGCTGTGGAAAAAGGAAAAATCAAAAAATTCTTTGTGATGGCAGGCTGTGATGGACGTTTTAAAGAAAGAAGATATTATACTGAATTTGCAGAAAAACTGCCGGAAGATACTGTGATTTTGACAGCTGGCTGTGCAAAATATCGCTACAATAAACTTGATTTAGGAGATATCGATGGTATTCCACGTGTCTTAGATGCCGGTCAGTGTAATGACTCCTATTCATTGATTATGATAGCTCAAAAACTGGCAGAGATATTTGAAGTAGAAGATGTGAATGACTTACCAATAGCTTATAATATTGCCTGGTATGAGCAGAAAGCAGTGATTATATTTCTCGCACTGCTCAGTCTGGGAATCAAAAAAATTAAATTAGGGCCAACATTACCTGCCTTTTTGTCAGAAAATGTAGCAGAAACAATTATAAATAAATTTGACTTAACTACTATTGGTGAAGTTGAAGCAGATATGGCAGAATTTTTAAGCTGA